One Polaribacter reichenbachii genomic window, TAATTCTTCATCTTCACCAACACCCATAATAATGTTAGCATCATAACCTGCTTCATCTTGAATATAATCATTAATCTCTCCAATTTCATCTAAGGTAACCTCATTTGTACCAGAAACAATTAACAATAATACATTTTTAGCTCCTGTAATTTTATTATCATTTAATAAAGGAGAATCTAAAGCTTTAACAATTGCACTTTTTGCTCTTGTTTCACCTTCTTCTTTTGCAGAACCCATAATTGCTGTACCACTGTTAGATAAAACAGTTTTAGCATCATGTAAATCTATATTTTGTTTGTAGTGATGTGTAATAACTTCTGCAATACCTTTAGATGCAGTAGACAAAACCTCATCAGCTTTAGAAAAACCAGCTTTAAAACCTAGGTTTCCATAAACTTCTCTTAGTTTATTATTATTGATAACAATTAAAGAATCTACATTTTGGCGCAGTTGATCAATTCCTAATTGTGCTTGTTTTGTACGTCTTTTACCTTCGAAAGCAAATGGCATTGTTACGATACCAACCGTTAAAATGTCCATATCTTTTGCAATCTTAGCAATAATTGGTGCAGCTCCTGTACCTGTACCACCACCCATACCAGCTGTAATAAATACCATTTTTGTCTGGGTATTTAACATTTGCTGTACTTCTTGTAAACTTTCTTTTGCGGCTTGTGCACCAATTTCTGGATTTGCACCTGCACCCAAACCAGAAGTAAGGTTTGCACCTAATTGAATTTTATTAGGTATAGGGCTGTTTTCTAGAGCTTGTGCATCTGTATTACAGATTACAAAATCTACTCCGTTAATGTGTTGCTTAAACATGTGGTTTACAGCATTGCTACCACCACCACCAACACCAATTACTTTAATGGTATTAGATTGTGTTTTTGGCATATCAAATAAAATGTTATCAAATTCTGCGCTCATAATAACGTTTATCTTTTTTAAATTTATATTGTTCTTTGTTACTTATTGTATTATTCTTTACTGATGTTACTCAGCATTATCTAAAAAATCTTTTAATCCTTCTGTAAATTTTTCGAAAAAAGATTTCTTTTTTGGCTTTGCCTTAATTTCTACTTTTGGGGCTATTTCTTCTTCTGTTTCTTCTTCAATTTGTTCATTTACAATTTCTTCTACAACCTCTTCAATTTTTATTTCTTTTTCTAAACCTTCCATTAATAAACCAACTGCTGTTGCATAAGAAGGGCTTGACAAAGCTTCATCTGAATCGCCTGCTAAATGTTCGTTAGGAAAACCAATTCTAGCATCCATACCAGTAATATATTCTACTAACTGACGTAAATGTTTTAATTGAGAGCCACCACCTGTTAACACAATACCAGCAATTAGTTTCCCTTTTGCTGTTTCATGTCCGTAATTTTTTATTTCTAAATATACATGTTCAATAATTTCTTGGACTCTTGCATGTATAATTTTTGATAAATTTTTAAGCGTAATTTCTTTTGGTTCTCTACCTCTTAAACCTGGTATAGAAACAATTTCTGTTTCTTTATTTTCTCCTGGCCAAGCAGAACCAAACTTAATTTTTAATAACTCGGCTTGTTTTTCTATAATTGAACAACCTTCTTTAATATCATCTGTAATAACATTACCTCCAAAAGGAATTACAGCTGTGTGTCTAATAATTCCGTCTTTAAAAATGGCTAAATCTGTTGTACCACCACCTATATCTATTAAAGCAACACCTGCTTCTTTTTCTTCTTGACTTAAAACTGCTTGTGCAGATGCTAACGGCTCTAAAGTAATTTCACTTAAATCTAAACCTGCACTTTTTACACAACGCCCAATATTTCTGATAGATGAAACTTGCCCAACCACTACATGAAAATTAGCTTCTAAACGACCACCATACATACCAATTGGCTCTTTAATATCCGCTTGAGAATCTACCTTAAATTCTTGTGGTAACACATGAATAATTTCTTCTCCTGGCAACATTACTAATTTATGTACTTGGTTTACCAAATCATCTATATCTACATCTTCTATTACTTCGTCTGCGTTATTTCTTGTAATATAATCGCTATGATGTAAACTTCTAATATGCTGGCCAGCAATACCCACAACAACATTTTCAATTTTTACACCAGACACACTTTCTGCTTCATCTACTGCTTGTTGTATAGATTGTATGGTTTGTGTAATATTACTAACCACACCACGTTTAACGCCTAAACTTTTTGCCTTACCTATACCAACAACCTCAATTTTTCCATATTCGTTTTTACGACCAATCATGGCAACTATTTTGGTTGTACCAATATCTAAACCAACAGCTATTTTATTATCTTCCATTTTAGTTTATTTAGTGCACACAACTTGGTTGTGATATTTTACATTTATTGTTTTATAATTTTGAATGGTTTTATCCAAAAATGTTTTATTATAAAACGCTTTTAATTTTTTAAATTTTACATCAACCTCTTCTAATTTTCCGAAATCGATTTTATAATTACCACTTCTTACAGAAAATTTATAATCAGAAGCGTCAGATTTCTGAATTCCAACTACTTCTTTTTGCAAAAAATCATCCTCTAGAATTTTAGATATTAAAGGTAATATTTCTTTAATTTCTTCATCCTTTTCTACACCAGAAACCAAGATAACTCTT contains:
- the ftsA gene encoding cell division protein FtsA, whose amino-acid sequence is MEDNKIAVGLDIGTTKIVAMIGRKNEYGKIEVVGIGKAKSLGVKRGVVSNITQTIQSIQQAVDEAESVSGVKIENVVVGIAGQHIRSLHHSDYITRNNADEVIEDVDIDDLVNQVHKLVMLPGEEIIHVLPQEFKVDSQADIKEPIGMYGGRLEANFHVVVGQVSSIRNIGRCVKSAGLDLSEITLEPLASAQAVLSQEEKEAGVALIDIGGGTTDLAIFKDGIIRHTAVIPFGGNVITDDIKEGCSIIEKQAELLKIKFGSAWPGENKETEIVSIPGLRGREPKEITLKNLSKIIHARVQEIIEHVYLEIKNYGHETAKGKLIAGIVLTGGGSQLKHLRQLVEYITGMDARIGFPNEHLAGDSDEALSSPSYATAVGLLMEGLEKEIKIEEVVEEIVNEQIEEETEEEIAPKVEIKAKPKKKSFFEKFTEGLKDFLDNAE